Sequence from the Ereboglobus luteus genome:
GCCTGCATGCACGCCGTGTGCGGCGTCATAACAAAAAACTACGTGGGCATGGGCAGCAAGCTCGAGCTCATCCAAGCAACGGGCGACGTCGTCGTGGTGATCGCCACCGTCAGCATGTGGGCGTTTATCGTGGCCCGCTGCGTGCTCGCCATCGGCGAGGCGGGCAACTTCCCCGCGGCCATCAAAGTGACCGCCGAGTATTTTCCGAAAAGGGACCGCGCATTCGCGACGTCCATCTTCAACGCGGGCGCTTCCGTTGGCGCGCTCTTCGCGCCCCTGAGCATTCCCCTGCTCGCCAAGGCGTGGGGATGGGAACTGTCCTTCGTCATCATCGGCGCGCTTGGCTTCATCTGGATGGGCTTCTGGGTGTTCATGTATGACTCCCCCTCGAAAAACAAGCACGTGAACAAGGCCGAGCTTGAATACATCGAGCAGGACGGCCAGCCCGCACCGCAAGCGGACGAAAAAGTGCCGTTCACAAAACTCTTCAAATATCGCCAGACTTGGGCATTCGCTGTCGGCAAATTCATGACCGACGGCGTGTGGTGGTTCTTCCTGTTCTGGACGCCCTCGTATCTGAACGCACAGTTCAATATCAAAATGTCGGAAGGCCTGGGCATTGCGCTCATTTTCACGCTCTACGCCATCACCACAGTCCTGTCCATCTTCGGCGGAAAACTGCCGACGCTCATCATCAATAAAACAGGGCAGGACCCCTACTCCGCCCGCATGAAGGCGATGTTGATATTCGCGTTCTTCCCGCTGGTGGTGTTGTTTGCCCAACCGACTGGCACGATTTCCCCGTGGTTCCCGATTCTCCTGATCTCCATCGGCTGCTCGGCTCACCAATCATGGTCGGCGAACATCTTCTCAACGGTGGGCGACATGTTCCCCAAGAAAGCAATCGCATCCATCACCGGCATCGGCGGCATGGCCGGCGGCATCGGCTCGATGCTCATGCAGAAAGGCGCCGGAAAAATGTTCGTGCACGCCGACGAGACGCAGATGGCGTTTCTTGGATTCGTGGGCAAGCCCGCCGGTTATTTTGTGATCTTCTGCATCTGCGCCGTGGCCTACTTGGTTGGCTGGTCGATCATGAAAACACTCGTTCCGAAATACTCCCCGATCACGGATTTGTAATCCGCCGTATCAAAACCAAAAGAAAAGCACTCTTCCCTCTCCGAAGGCCGCGCATGAATGCGCGGCCTTCGTTTTTGACGCATAACGAAATCTTCATTCAGCAAAAACAACCTGTCGCAACTTCGGACTGCACAGAAACCCCGGTCTCCGCTATGGCATTATTGAAATACTGTGACCGTTCTTCAGTGGGGCGGTTGTAATTCGGAAATACTCAACGCGCTTGGCCAGCGCCAGCATGCCCCGCCCAATGCGACTGCAGTTTCTTTTAAATGGGCCAAGTGCCCATGCGATTCATTGTTGCGGCAGGCGAACTTCGAAGGCGGTGCCCCGACCTGGTTCGCTGCGGGCTTCAATCGTGCCCCGATGGTTTTCGATAATACGCCGGACGATTGCCAGGCCGAGACCGATGTGCGGGGCCTGATCGGCGTTGTGCGTGCGGGCTTTGTCGGCCCGGTAAAAGCGATCAAATATGTGCGGCAGGTCTTCGGCGGCGATGCCGGGACCATCGTCCTCAACGATGAGGCAGGTTTGCTTGTTTTCGTTGATGCCTGTTTTCAGTCGAATGTGTCCGCCCGCGCCGGTTTTGCCCGCGACATGATGGTGCTGAATGGCATTGGAAATGAGATTGGTGGCAATAATTCCGAGAGTGGCGGGATCGGCGTTCAAGGGAGCGGGCGAGAGAGCGGTTGTATCGATTTCGATGTGACGCTCGGCGGCGAGAGGCGCGAGCTGGCGGGCTGTGTCGCGCATGATGTCGGCAAGGTCGCAGGAAACCCGTGTCTGTGTGTTGAAGTTTCGCCCCGGCGCTTCCTGACGGGCGAGGAGGAGCAGCGCTTCAACGAGGTGTCGCATGCGCGCGGCAGTGTCAGCGCAAGTCTGGAGGGTTTCGCGATATTCGGCTGACGTGCGATCGCGTTTCAAGATGCGCTGCGTTTCAGCAATGAGAATCGAGATGGGTGTGCGCAGTTCGTGCGAGGCGTCGGAGGTGAAGCGTTTTTGCTGCTCGATGGATGCGTGGAGGCGCGCGAAGGTGTCGTTGAGAACGGTGGCGAGCTGGCCGAGCTCGCTTTCGGCGTCGCGGGTGTCGATGCGTTCGTCGAGGTTGCCCTCGGCGATGCGGGTGGCCGTGTGGCTGATGGCGCGAATCGGGCGAATGGCGCGCCCTGCGATCCACCAACCGCCTGCCAGACCGAGAAGCCAGATACCAAGGCCGGCGGCGGCGAGTTTCCACGCGAGACGGTTCATTTCGGCGAGTTCGGGCGTGATGTCGCGCCCGGTGAGAATGGCGGCTCCTTCGGGCACGCCACGAATGGCCTCGCGCCGTGTCCTGAGTGTGCGAAGCGGCTCGGGGCGGAGCGTTTTTCATCGTTTCCCTGCGCGCTTGTCCTGCGGGACGGGGGCGGAGGAAACACAAAGTCATCGGGCACATTCTGCGACTGGAGAAGGATGGATCCGTCGTGGTTGCGAATAACGAAGTAGCCGTAACCGGGGGCGGTGTTTGCGAAATATTCATCGAGTTCGGGGGAAAGCGTGACTGGACGATTTCTATCACGCATCCGAAGCATGAGGTCGGCCGGTGTGGGACGGGGCCGGGTGTCCGTGTCGCTGGTTGTCGCGTCGTTGGATTCAAAGTTGTCCTGCCCAAACGCGGAAATCATGAGACCGCGAAAAAGACGGTGCTCGGTGGCGCGAAGGTCCCTGTCGATGCGACGCTGAGTGGCATCCCATGCGAGACGCCACGCGGTGAAACAGAAAGCGACAATCATCACGAGGAGGATGAGTCCGTGCCACGCCTGGATGCGCCAGCGAATGGAGTGAAGAAAGGAAGCCATGGGAAAGAAGAAACAGTATCTAGGAATTAGAAAGCGGGTTACTGTGCGGTTGAAAAGTGACGTCTAAAACCGGAAAAAAGTTTGAAGTGCTTTGTGATCTGGATGCGCACGCGGGAATTGAATTTCTGATTTATAAAATTCCAACCTCTACTTTTCCACGCTGTATCCATGGCCGCGACGGGTTTGGATGATGTCGGAATCGAGTTTTTTTCGAAGATTGGAAACATGAACATCAAGAAGATTTGAGAAGGTGTCGTCGTCCTCGTCGAAGAGGTGCTCGTAAAGAGTGGTGCGCGAGACAACCTCGCCCCGGTGCAAAGCCAGGTATTCAAGAAGTGAATACTCGCGCGCGGTGAGAGGAATTTCCACGCCGCCCGCGTTGGTGACGCGGCGCGCGGCGGTGTCGAGCGTGATGCCGCCGGAAAGGACAACGAGGGATGAAGTTTGCCCGGCACTGCGGCGTATCAAGGCGCGGATGCGCGCGAGGAGTTCGTCGATGTCGAAGGGTTTTGTGAGATAATCGTCGGCGCCGTGATCGAGTCCGCGAATGCGATCGGGCACGGTGTCGCGCGCGGTGAGCATCAGGATCGGCGTTTTTGAAATCGCTTCCGCCCCCGGTTTGGCGCCCGCGCCCTGGGGTGTGGCGTTGTCGCGAAGCGCGGCAAGGACGCCCCAGCCATCAAGCTTGGGAAGCATGACATCGAGGAGAATAACGTCGTAGGTATTTTCCCGCGCCTTGTAGAGTCCGTCCTCGCCATCGCTCGCGGTATCCACGGCATAGTTTTCCTCGCGCAACGTGGCGGCAAGACTGCGCTGAAGCGCGGGATCATCTTCGATTACAAGGAGGCGCATGGTGGAGGAAGAGTGAAAGGTG
This genomic interval carries:
- a CDS encoding MFS transporter, yielding MSQPSQPAQKMTNYRWAICILLFFATTINYLDRQVLSLTWDEFIKPEFHWNDDHYGNITAVFSFVYAFSMLFAGRFIDWMGSRKGYLWAIGFWSVGACMHAVCGVITKNYVGMGSKLELIQATGDVVVVIATVSMWAFIVARCVLAIGEAGNFPAAIKVTAEYFPKRDRAFATSIFNAGASVGALFAPLSIPLLAKAWGWELSFVIIGALGFIWMGFWVFMYDSPSKNKHVNKAELEYIEQDGQPAPQADEKVPFTKLFKYRQTWAFAVGKFMTDGVWWFFLFWTPSYLNAQFNIKMSEGLGIALIFTLYAITTVLSIFGGKLPTLIINKTGQDPYSARMKAMLIFAFFPLVVLFAQPTGTISPWFPILLISIGCSAHQSWSANIFSTVGDMFPKKAIASITGIGGMAGGIGSMLMQKGAGKMFVHADETQMAFLGFVGKPAGYFVIFCICAVAYLVGWSIMKTLVPKYSPITDL
- a CDS encoding sensor histidine kinase — protein: MPEGAAILTGRDITPELAEMNRLAWKLAAAGLGIWLLGLAGGWWIAGRAIRPIRAISHTATRIAEGNLDERIDTRDAESELGQLATVLNDTFARLHASIEQQKRFTSDASHELRTPISILIAETQRILKRDRTSAEYRETLQTCADTAARMRHLVEALLLLARQEAPGRNFNTQTRVSCDLADIMRDTARQLAPLAAERHIEIDTTALSPAPLNADPATLGIIATNLISNAIQHHHVAGKTGAGGHIRLKTGINENKQTCLIVEDDGPGIAAEDLPHIFDRFYRADKARTHNADQAPHIGLGLAIVRRIIENHRGTIEARSEPGRGTAFEVRLPQQ
- a CDS encoding response regulator transcription factor — protein: MRLLVIEDDPALQRSLAATLREENYAVDTASDGEDGLYKARENTYDVILLDVMLPKLDGWGVLAALRDNATPQGAGAKPGAEAISKTPILMLTARDTVPDRIRGLDHGADDYLTKPFDIDELLARIRALIRRSAGQTSSLVVLSGGITLDTAARRVTNAGGVEIPLTAREYSLLEYLALHRGEVVSRTTLYEHLFDEDDDTFSNLLDVHVSNLRKKLDSDIIQTRRGHGYSVEK